Within the Phaseolus vulgaris cultivar G19833 chromosome 9, P. vulgaris v2.0, whole genome shotgun sequence genome, the region GATAACGGTTGTTCTTTTAACAATTGCCCATTCTTCTTGCATCTTCATCTGGCAGTCATACAGCCTCTATTGCAGCTGGAAGAACTGGAATTGCAGTGAGGATGTACGGACATGAATTCGGGAAAGCAAGTGGAATGGCTCCACGTGCCAGGTGAGGAATGACGCCTCCCCAATTGATCACCTTTTGATTAAAACGGGGAACTACTTGATGTTTTCTGTATTCAGGATTGCTGTGTATAAAGCACTTTATAGACTTTTTGGAGGATTTGTGGCAGATGTAGTTGCTGCAATTGATCAGGTATGCAAGTTTGCTGTATGTTTATGATGGTGTTTTATCTCAAAATGATCTGTTGACCTTGCAACAAATTGATGACAGAAATTTCCTTTTAGCTCATTGACTCTGCACGAAAATCTCTGATGTTTTACTTCACTAATCTTGAGGCAATGTTCTAAATTGCTTATGACGAAATGATTCCTCAGTTTTCTTATTTTCGAATGAAAAAGTCTAACTCAAAATTGAAGCTCATCATAAAATTAAACAATCACGTATATACTTAACTTTTTAAGCATTTATCTCAAGATgtctaattatttaaatttgaacgTGAACAGGCTGTGCATGATGGGGTGGATATACTTAACCTATCAGTTGGACCAGATAGTCCTCCATCAAACACCAAAACTACGTTTTTGAATCCTTTTGATGCTACACTTCTTGGAGCTGTGAAAGCTGGTGTATTTGTCGCACAGGCTGCTGGAAATGGTGGTCCTTTTCCCAAGTCATTAGTTTCATATAGTCCATGGATAGCAACAGTAGCAGCCGCAATTGATGATCGTAGATACAAAAATCATTTGATCCTTGAAAATGGAAAAATCTTAGCTGGAATTGGGTTGTCACGTGAGTTCTCAAACTTCTTACTATGTTTCTTAAGATGTAATTTTCTTAATCATGGATTGATGCTTGGAGATACAATGTCGATGATTATGATGGAAATCTTACTTATAATTGAAGTAaagaataaaaagtaaaaaagaaaaccaCATTGTTCAGGTAGTCTCTTTTCATTTTACGGCTTTGCTCAATAGATTATTTCAGCATTGTTCTCATACGCGACaagaagaaaatagaaaagACAGTATAAGTCATaatcttttcttttcaaataaaatcaattagTTCTGAGTGTAGATGTGAATCACTTTGACGAAAAACCTAATGCCTTTGTCAAATAATCTTATGTATTTTTCTTTACAATAATTGACGAAAAGCATATACTAGATTAATTGTATCAAGTTGTTTAAAGTTATTGAAGAAAAAAGTATGAGTATTGTTATTCCCTCATTCatgtttaatttataaaaaaaataacagaaaTGTGGAATGGTATTCATCTCTAGTTGTCTAAGGTATTTTGGTAATATAAGTTATTATGTGAAAAGATAATGATAGTAGCATAGTCTTTAATACACTCTTTCCAACTCGCTATTATCATATTATGGGTTTAAATTCGTAAGGTTTGTTTTAAATGGGAGTATAAATGCCGTGCTGGTGGGTATGCAAATTCATGAGTTGTTTCTAGCAATTAATTTGTCATTTTAGTGTTCTGCAAACTTCATGCTTATGTGCCAAAGCATATTGATGGTTGTCCACAATTCATTTACTTTTGTTGCTAATGTCTTTTGCAGCTTCTACACGTTTAAACCAAACATACACATTAGTTGCTGCAAATGATGTGCTTCTAGATTCTTCGGTTACGAAGTACAGCCCTACTGATTGTCAGAGGCCAGAAGTTTTTAATAAGAACTTAATAAAGGGAAATATTCTTCTCTGTGGCTATTCTTACAATTTTGTTGATGGTTCTGCATCAATAAAGCAGGTCTCAGAAACAGCAAAGGCCCTTGGAGCTGTTGGATTTGTTCTCTGTGTTGAAAATGTTTCTCCTGGAGAAAAATTTGATCCGGTCCCTGTCGGCATTCCTGGGATTCTTATCACAGATGCCAGCAAATCAAAGGTACTTGAATCACATATAGGTAGAGATTGAAGATCAATGCTAACTGTTTGCATATGTTTTCTTGTACCCGATTATTTACTCCatttttttgtatgtttttatCACTATTTCTTTTATCACAAAGTGtgctatatataattatatggAACATGCAAACTCTAATCTTCAGGAACTGATAGATTATTATAATATCTCCACACCAAGAGACTGGACTGGAAGGGTGAAGACTTTCACAGGTAAAGGTAAAATTGAGGACGGTTTGATGCCTATTCTCCATAAATCTGCACCACAAGTAGCAGTATTTTCTGCTAGAGGACCAAATATAAAGGACTTTAGTTTCCAAGAGGCAGATCTTCTCAAACCAGATATATTAGCTCCGGGATCTTTGATTTGGGCTGCTTGGTCTCTAAATGGAACTGATGAGCCAAATTTTCTTGGTAAGTAATGGTTTGACTAAGTTGCTTTTAATGttgatgttttaattttttttgcctCTATTCAAACAATTACTCCCTTTCAtctcaaatatataaaaaagataaaaatcttGTTCGTGTCAACAAATCTCAAATAATTTAATGAGATTATCCTACAATACCTTTCATATATTTGAGATTTTATTTCCCATAACTCTGCTTTATTCTTGAGACGAAGTTTTAAGAAAAAGTAGTTTGATAGAAAGTTTATTCTTTAAATGTTCATACAATTAAATAATGCTTATTAAATTTCTCAATTGACGTCAATtagtgtttttagaaaattactTTTAGACCATCATCTAATCATAAGTCagcatataattattttaaaggttATAACAATGCTTAGTTTTGTCACATGATACTGTAAAATTTATTGCGGGTGATAGGTTCAGTCTGCAATATCCAGAAAAAAGTGTCTTCAAATTTGCCCATAGATCTACTACTTTGAAAGACTTCGGACCCTACGCATGTGGCAGGATTTATTAGCATTTTCGGAAGAATTGTTGCACTATTAAGTACGGAAGAcagaagaaaaacatgaaataaaatatatcatcaaTATATTAtagaaattgatttatttaagcAGTTTGTGTTTGAGCAGGAGAGGGGTTTGCCATGATATCCGGGACTAGTATGGCTGCACCACATATAGCTGGAATTGCTGCTCTTCTAAAGCAAAAACATCCACATTGGAGTCCTGCTGCCATTAAATCAGCCTTGATGACAACATCTACAACTCTAGACAGAGCAGGAAATCCTATTCTAGCACAGCAATATTGTGAATCAAAAGCTATGAACCTGGTCAGAGCCACTCCTTTTGATTATGGGAGTGGACACGTTCATCCAAGAGCTGCCTTGGACCCTGGTCTCGTCTTTGACGCAGGTTTGTTCACCCCTCCCTCTCTAATGTACTCCTCTCCTGGCACGTTTGTGTTCTGAGTTGATCAATAAACTTTAATTCCCTTGTATGTGAGAATTTAAGGTAAGTAAAATCCAGGAATTTCTGTGACAAGAAATGGGCATTGGGTTAAAGATaagtcatttaaaaaaaatggttaaaataGTTATTCTAAGATATTGTTGTTCCTTTATGGAAAATATTGTGTGATGACTTCCTTTGGAATCTTCTCTTACTAAAATATGTACTTAAATATCTTTCCAGTTTTGtgaatgtattttaaattttgttagaGATTTCACATCAATTAAtcgtttaaatattttataaatttaaatattttataagtaaGTAGATACAAACTTAATTTCATAAATTGATTTTACAaggtttaatttaaattatttaatcaattagatattttatagtatataagtagttACAAACTTAATTTCATAAGTCGATATTACGAAGTCTAGTTAAActtaaattatatttcttaataaatttataaaaatccgTTTAAGTATCAATATGTAGagcaagaaaaaaagaagaaggaaaaactGCTTAAGTAATTTTTGTATTGATTTTTCAGGGTATGAGGATTATCTTGGGTTCTTGTGCACAACACCTGGCATTGATGTTAATGAGATAAAGAACTACACAAACTCGCCATGTAACTACACCCTGGGCCACCCATCAAACTTAAACACTCCATCCATTACAATTTCCCATCTTGTAAGAACTCAAATTGTGACGCGAACTGTCACGAATGTTGCTCATGAGGAAGAAACCTACACGATGACAGCCAGGATGCAACCAGCAGTGGCCATTGACGTGAACCCTCCAGCAATGACCATTAGAGCAGGTTCATCACGTAAGTTCACTGTGACACTCAGTGTTCGGTCAGTGACAGGAACGTATAGTTTTGGAGAGGTGTTAATGAAGGGAAGCAGAGGGCACAAGGTGAGGATCCCTGTTCTTGCCAATGGATACTCAAGATAGATAGCTTTAGTCTGGTCAGCAAAGAAAAGTTATGCGTGTAATATTCTTTGTAACTCGTGGAAATAAGGTATGTACGCTCTTAGATTTATTCACAAAATATAATATGGTATTCAATAGATGTAAAGGTATAAGCAGGTGTAAGGGGAGACTCCTGCTTTATTTTATTCCACATTTCAAGTTTTGCAAATAACATCttgttatttattaaaatgcttcttcttcttctcaaggttttccaTGTATCTCCCCCTTTTTCCAATGTCAATATCAAATTTCTTATACCAGGTTGCAACGAGGTTCGCAATATTTGTAGACACAGATACACTAACACTTGTAGACATTTGTTAACATTAGTAGACATATATTAAGAAAGTGtacaattcaaaaaaatatttattaaatttatgataattataacatgattttaacaatttttttttaaaaaaaatacattaattttttaaaaactcaacttattgtaatttttttattataattataaaaataagaaacaaatatttttaaccagtcaagaaaaatatatttttactaaaaaaatctgaaacatatttgtgcatataaatttttattgtcaatttatataattcttaattttataatatatagattcgtgtatctgtgtcttacattttagagattatgattatatatatttttgtgtagTGTCTGAGCTACATCGATTGCaacacaagaaaataattaaaaaatgtctTATTTTTAGTGAAAAGTAAAGTTTATTAGATTTAGAAAAAGTgagtgaaaaaaattaaatatatttatttatttttgatatttttattttaataatgttatattatttacttattttattatattaaacaatatataaatattaataaaatattaacaacataattaatttatgtttcaACATAATGATTATATGATAACATATAGTCAATATACAGAGACATGATTATTTATGTCTGTTTTTGCATAAATCTTCCTTTCAAAGAAagtttaatttttcaaaatttatatttttgtaataattatgttttttttaatttctatcattctcttttctacttCTTCAACTTTCCATTCGCAAATCTAAATAGACCAAAAGGAATCAACTCTTCCTgcattacataatttggaagtaTTTTTTTCAGATGTATGATTagtttccagattacataatccgaataTCTTTTTAAGCTTTTGGATTACGTAATTTGGAAGTCGTTTTTCAAATGCgtttatggattacataatctggaagccaCTCTCAAATCCAGActtccaaattatataatccagaataccattttttaaagatatattctggattatataatccataagCTATTTCCAGATTTGAAATTAactttcgaattatgtaatccgaaatatgaaaataacataaaaaaggataaaaccgtattttcatgttttgtacGGGGATGtgagaagaagaggaagaaagagtcaAAGGAACCATACTACCTTAATGGTTTGCTGGTTTCTTTTAAACAACTTGGTTCaattttaaagagaaaaaattTAAGTTGGGATTGGTTCATTACTCATTACCAAGCCAACCAAAAACTTCATCCCTATTTTCTGCCACCTTTGATCCAAAGAAAGCACAATGAAGTAAGTTTGGATCCATCCACTAAATATAATGTTATCAAAGTCTAGGGGGACCTCAGAGAACAGAACACTACAATTCCTTTGAAGGTCCATCTTAATGTTCTACATGCACCTTATAAAGGTCATAAGAAAGAGAGTAATAACAATAGAGTTTTTTCTTACCTATAACTCACTCAAATTTAAAGCACTCCTAAGTTATAACAGAACTTTGATAAGAGCATCTCCATAGTGATTGGTAAATCCTTTAATGAGTTTCTAAGATAATATTAGAGTTACAAATCATATTATTTAAAGAGTTTAGAACAATGCTTAGATATATGTTTCTAAAGAAAAGAGGATTTCCCTCTTACTTAATCTCTAAGTTATCATTTAAACtatacaatatataattatataagtgatttatataattttttgaacAAGTTAAAGACTATGAGTGTAATGATTATATAAGTACAATCATAAAAAATCCATTAACTCCccttacataaaataaaaaatatttttattcatacaaAAATATCTTCACAACCTTCCAATCAACTTTATTAACTTAGTTAAGCCTCTGAAAGTTAAGTTCACACCAGCACCTTCACTTAACATATACAAAATAATAGATGAAAATGACTAAAACTTGATTTTACTtaccaaaattaaattttgattaattctaAACTTTCTTTAATCTACATGTTCCTCGTAACCTTggtctaataaaaaaaagtttgaggGTCAAAAACTCGTTAGActttagagaaaataaaaaaatatataaaaaaatattgttgaatGAACCTCAAAGTTTCATTTATAAACTTAATTTCCTTTTTACtttgaaatttattattaaaatattgtagatcttaaaaaaaatcaaaatatataacaaaatgtCCAAATGTCCAAAGTGTAATTAAGAGAAAaagattttcttttaatatcatGCATTGATGTTGAGTGTGAAGTCAGGACCAATTGAACTGAGTTGattagacaccatgttttagtgatTGAGTTTAATTATTGTGTTTTCTCTGTAATTTCTATTTAAGAAATCTTTGTACTCgtaataaaattgtaacaaaCAAAATGCAAACCTAATTGGTTGCCCATAGATATAGGTTGCAGATTGGTGACCAAACCACTTTAAATCTTatattgttgtttattttctgtagTTAATTTGTGATTATGTGTTGGTTTctgcgtttttttttttttcataaaatggATCTTAGAATACTTGAAGAATGTTTTGATGAACTTTttcaacattttaaaataaaacaaaataaggtTTTCATTACTTTAAATTGATTTCCgtgttaatttatttatataaactatCTCGTATTAGTTCCTTTAAAATCAGGTGTTTAAGctatacattttaatttataagaaagttatttttttttataaatacttaTCTAAATGTCCTTTCCGAACAcgtgtataaattaatttcaatttataaaaaaaactattagtattttttaaatgctttggtGACTGGAACAAATTAATAAACCCattgttttttatatatcaAAGCATTCAAGTTTTTTGGGTAACGCGTGAAGTATTATCTTTTTTATCAACATACCTCTTAAAGTTTCATTTTATAGTAATTTAATTCAaccattaaatatatttttaattttttgttactATTTAATCATATTGATTGCTTAAAAAATTCATACTGAATAAGCCATTAGTAGAGAatccaaattataaaataatatttattttgagaatatttaaatttaaaatctttgtTTCCCTATAAAATTGTGTTCCCTTCTCATTAAATATCTTCTTGGAAACATCCACATCTAACTAAATTgcaagagaaagagaaagatgaGTTGAAGATAAGGGAAAGTTGGAAGTATTTATTTGCACAAATTTTTATGATAAgattaatatataaaacaatGGATGCATCACTATCAATTTACTTCCACAAGATATAATAAACTAATTTGGAACCAACGGCCATAAAATTTTCTGAGGACTTATTTAGaagatatacatatataaatcaaataaaattattaaataaaaactaattttagagatccaaataattaattattatttaattaaattaaaaactattttataaattaaaaaattattggtatttaaaatatttttattattaataaaaatttataaaataatttttaagttgGTATTTAGTCATTAGCTACCAAATATTTAGCTACTtgctactttatattctaaattagtctctattagtcttttagagactaatttagaatctaaaatattagtagctaaaatttaggtagctaatttagatattaatttaaaaccattttataaatttttattaataatagaaaccattttagatatgaatatttattattctctaaattagtatctaatttaatcaatataatgagtaattattttttatctctaaatttagttattattgtataattttcttgtagtagtgTCATATTTAAGAAAGATTGATGGAAGTAGGAACAtgcacatttatttattttattattaaaaaaagtgaagaaTAATGAGGAAATAACTCAAATTATTTGAGCTGCAAATATAGTTAATAGAAGAATAAAAAACTTGATCCAATGGGAAAAAGTTCAATATTAGAAAACCTTCAACCACACGAGGGAACCATATTCTTTAATGGCAATGGGAAGAAAAAGTTGTAGGTATGAGTAAGGTTGGAAATGGATCTTTagttacttttaaaaatattttgatcatAAAATCACTAaactatactatttttttttttgggtatattataacatttttcaaaaacacaatgttttcaaaagaaaaaacaatttatatattcAAAGAACTAAGTAGTCAAAATGTCACTTGATTAATCGTTATGACACAAAAGATTTGGATTTATCAATTTGGaacatatttcaaaattttatagaAAGTTCTTAGTTAAAATATTTCTCGAAATCTCTTCAAAAACTTGAATTCTTTGTAAAGTCTGTtaacaaagaaaacaaaattaagatcTCTTTTAAGTCCTTGAGTGTAGTTTTAACCATTAAGCTCGGCTATATATGAACTTGTTTTGTCCTACAAGAATAATATGTATTTGAGGAAAGATATATGTTTTTGTCGTTGTAGACGCTTATTCTATATTCACATAATTATACTTTCTAACTCACAAACATGATTCATTCGAGATCTTTGAAATATTATGTAAAAGAGTTCAAAATGGGAAAGAAATTTGCATCTTTGTCATTGGATGAAACCATGAAACTAAGTTTGAAAATGCATGGTGTAGAATATTTTTTCAACAAAATAGAACTTTTCGCATTTTCTCTTCATTAAGAATACATCAACAAAATTTAgcagttgaaaggaaaaatataataCTGCAAGAGATGACTCTTACAAAATTTTGTAAGAATTAAATCTTTGAGTACTACCAGATAGATGATTTGAATAATGttatatagaaaacaaagtATTAATGAGACCTATAATTGAAAAGACTCCATATGAATTGTGGAAAGAAAATATATCCAACATTTCATTTAACCCTAGAACTTCTATAGTTGAAGAATCCATAAATTTTAGATTTAATGATaatgtttgaaaatattttctcaaaaAGTTCAACATGCAAAACTACAAACTATGGACTCCCATATCCATTCATCAATGAGTTTAATATATGTTGTTTGAAAGGACAACTACCCTTTCCACTCTCCTCTTAAAATGTGTGCCTAGAAAGTTAAATAATAaccatataattatttaatatgaagAAAACTAGATATAGttagaatttgaaattaaacacAATTGCATAAATAATAGACTTAATTTAAGTAATGAAAGGTAGATATAGATAGATGATATATAGTTAAAAAGAGAATGATCACAACATAAGTTATTTGAAGTATATAAAAGATGTTAATGAAtgcttttataaatattaaaaaattacatgaAAGTAGCTTAGTTGCATCCAACCTCTAATAAAGGTGAAATCAATGATGAAcgaacaaaaataataaagagaTGAATCAACTAAAACATGAGAAATTCATTCTAAGATTTTAGATGTCTGGAAATGAATATCTagaatttctttttaattaaggTATAACTTTTTTATCCTATGCTCAAGTGACAAATTAGCAATTGGTGCTAACCAAGAACAACTTCCAAACATATTGTAACTCAAAGAGTTTGTTTGGATGAACTTCTTCATaaagacataaaaaaaaaatgaacttgACTTCTCTACCATTTAAAATTAGCTTATGGTGCAAAACTAATTGTTGAAGACCTAATTGACTTCTTCAtgtttatgtataaattaatttctaagaAGTCTTTCATATggtttctttaatttttaattttgaacttttttataatgtatttttaatttaagtagaattcaaattatttttttttcatatatttttttttcctgaaagTCTTTCTAGAGAAACTCATCCAAACATGtccaaacttttattttttccaGTGTCTTTTAAAAATTGGTGCAAAGTTTTAGCTCTAAGcataagaaatatattaatgtgACAATAAGTGTAATAGAATTCACACACACATCACTATTATAAAGTAATTAATCTACGATTTAAACAATGATGATGCCCTTATAATTGTTATTGATGAGTGACCAAtgacttttttaaaattttcttcaaCTATacaatgaaaaatgtttttgcatcatccactttgtatGGTTACTTTTGAATTGTTGATGTATTAATGACAATTTTATAGGAAATCATCATCGTAAAATGGATACacaacaatttaaaagaaatagttGTCGTATCCCATTTATATAGTGGATTTTGAATGCATTTCTTTCTCGTATTGTTACTTGTCCTTCCATGTCCTTACATGTCACTCATAAGAGAAAATTGAATATAcgcaaaaaaaatataataagagtGAAACAAGATAATCGAGAAcaagatacaaatttagaaattcaaggaaagaaaagagaaaatggaatagaaaacttatgagaaaataaaagttGTCATGCCACTCGGAGAAGCTCTAAGATAAGTGTTGATGGAGTCGTTACTTAATCCAATGATTCAAGATAAGaataaagcaagaaaagaaCTCTCTCCTTTTCAAAGTACTCTAGAAATTACTCTCATCAAATTTAGTTCAAATTTGTTTACAAAGAGAGGAGATGACTATTTATAATCTGGGAGTTATAATCTAAGAGTAGATGAAATTTCTCCTTAATGACATCTCAATTTTCCTAAAAGGACAACTAGAATGAGAGATCTAGGATCATAtca harbors:
- the LOC137820391 gene encoding subtilisin-like protease SBT2.6 isoform X1 translates to MRLEFVCVFVVILFGLAKFGKAEIYIVTVEGEPIVSYTGGVDGFEATAVESDDDHKLDSTSEVVVSYARHLEKRHDMLLGLLFESGTYKKLYSYRHLINGFAVHLSPEQAETLRHAPGVKSVERDWKVKRLTTHTPQFLGLPTGVWPTGGGYERAGEDIVIGFVDSGIYPHHPSFTTYNTEPYGPVSRYRGKCEVDPDTKRSFCNGKIIGAQHFAKAAIAAGVFNPSIDFDSPLDGDGHGSHTASIAAGRTGIAVRMYGHEFGKASGMAPRARIAVYKALYRLFGGFVADVVAAIDQAVHDGVDILNLSVGPDSPPSNTKTTFLNPFDATLLGAVKAGVFVAQAAGNGGPFPKSLVSYSPWIATVAAAIDDRRYKNHLILENGKILAGIGLSPSTRLNQTYTLVAANDVLLDSSVTKYSPTDCQRPEVFNKNLIKGNILLCGYSYNFVDGSASIKQVSETAKALGAVGFVLCVENVSPGEKFDPVPVGIPGILITDASKSKELIDYYNISTPRDWTGRVKTFTGKGKIEDGLMPILHKSAPQVAVFSARGPNIKDFSFQEADLLKPDILAPGSLIWAAWSLNGTDEPNFLGEGFAMISGTSMAAPHIAGIAALLKQKHPHWSPAAIKSALMTTSTTLDRAGNPILAQQYCESKAMNLVRATPFDYGSGHVHPRAALDPGLVFDAGYEDYLGFLCTTPGIDVNEIKNYTNSPCNYTLGHPSNLNTPSITISHLVRTQIVTRTVTNVAHEEETYTMTARMQPAVAIDVNPPAMTIRAGSSRKFTVTLSVRSVTGTYSFGEVLMKGSRGHKVRIPVLANGYSR
- the LOC137820391 gene encoding subtilisin-like protease SBT2.6 isoform X2, encoding MLLGLLFESGTYKKLYSYRHLINGFAVHLSPEQAETLRHAPGVKSVERDWKVKRLTTHTPQFLGLPTGVWPTGGGYERAGEDIVIGFVDSGIYPHHPSFTTYNTEPYGPVSRYRGKCEVDPDTKRSFCNGKIIGAQHFAKAAIAAGVFNPSIDFDSPLDGDGHGSHTASIAAGRTGIAVRMYGHEFGKASGMAPRARIAVYKALYRLFGGFVADVVAAIDQAVHDGVDILNLSVGPDSPPSNTKTTFLNPFDATLLGAVKAGVFVAQAAGNGGPFPKSLVSYSPWIATVAAAIDDRRYKNHLILENGKILAGIGLSPSTRLNQTYTLVAANDVLLDSSVTKYSPTDCQRPEVFNKNLIKGNILLCGYSYNFVDGSASIKQVSETAKALGAVGFVLCVENVSPGEKFDPVPVGIPGILITDASKSKELIDYYNISTPRDWTGRVKTFTGKGKIEDGLMPILHKSAPQVAVFSARGPNIKDFSFQEADLLKPDILAPGSLIWAAWSLNGTDEPNFLGEGFAMISGTSMAAPHIAGIAALLKQKHPHWSPAAIKSALMTTSTTLDRAGNPILAQQYCESKAMNLVRATPFDYGSGHVHPRAALDPGLVFDAGYEDYLGFLCTTPGIDVNEIKNYTNSPCNYTLGHPSNLNTPSITISHLVRTQIVTRTVTNVAHEEETYTMTARMQPAVAIDVNPPAMTIRAGSSRKFTVTLSVRSVTGTYSFGEVLMKGSRGHKVRIPVLANGYSR